One segment of Panicum virgatum strain AP13 chromosome 1K, P.virgatum_v5, whole genome shotgun sequence DNA contains the following:
- the LOC120661987 gene encoding SUPPRESSOR OF ABI3-5-like isoform X4, giving the protein MDHGRYAPHHGWENNSAPDGYGVINEPDYRAEGSYNGRRPVDEGFSRDSYGRGAYYQDVHDRNMYPPPASVGAMWSQPRRNHDEEYATARDHRRSKRIGSRERAEFHGEFEDRYRSSHQSREDSYERDHEYGRHSYDSDYERGRRDGSWRRRDSCEGEHDRRGLSRERDESPYMHHSRSRSRGRDDRSRSRSRSRSPRARSRGRNQRDGFYDDNRFGRRREYDWDERRRGDSVAPSATVVVKGLSLKTNDDDLYQILAQWGPLRSVRVIKERNSGMSRGFAFVDFHTVEAARRMMEGTAENGLEIDGRNVFFEYSKPTGGMGGPSLGQENFTRPTYGHRTAAAPCDWICTICGCMNFARRTSCFQCNEPRTEDALPADATGSTPQFGRRGSELGPTHVLVVRGLDENADEEMLRYEFAKHAPIKDIRLVRDKFTHVSRGFAFVHFHSVEDATKALEATNGITLEKNGQVLRVAYAKSTHGPASGGSQSNSLAAAAIEAASFAQQYDAIGWAPKEYNPDEKQNSNSETQKDVSAAQSGFVWDEKSGYYYDSASGFYYDGNTGLYYDSNSGVWYSYDQQTQQYVPCDQNNTKAAGVVANENTKTSESNSGKKVVISAPAATIKQSEKTSLPDAVQAAANAALAAEKREKEKAKEIKLASKSSLIANKKKMNNVLTMWKQRNQEGQAARIVLDDKEPSRSDDKSNQSHSGTGFSLKSKPNSDSGNAKDMNSSASYNSFSQGTASAQMLDSDVKPRPVSNSLGTTVMGVIRGSARGVIKSDTTFHALSDTGSAEPRTTVTISTKGLMTTPEALATPAPFKTDISALVSNTSSGVSGSGKRRFSEAPAQSQYRDRAAERRNLYGSSLGNDSVGLDSTGDYPSRKGSSELGSMPFPPGVGERSSGEIGNTENYEVITADRAIDESNVGNRILRNMGWQEGLGLGKDGSGIKEPVQAKSVDVRAGLGSQQRKADPSLEAQAGDSYKTIIQKKAIARFREMN; this is encoded by the exons ATGGATCATGGGCGCTATGCTCCACATCATGGATGGGAGAACAACAGT GCACCGGATGGTTATGGTGTAATCAATGAGCCAGATTATAG GGCTGAGGGGTCCTATAATGGTAGGAGGCCTGTGGATGAAGGCTTTTCTAGAGATTCATATGGAAGGGGTGCATACTATCAGGATGTACATGATAGAAATATGTATCCACCACCAGCCTCTGTTGGTGCTATGTGGTCTCAGCCTCGGAGGAATCATGACGAGGAATATGCAACCGCCAGAGATCACAGAAG GAGCAAAAGGATTGGAAGCAGAGAACGTGCGGAGTTTCATGGTGAGTTTGAAGACCGCTACCGCAGCTCTCACCAAAGCAGAGAGGACAGCTATGAGAGAGATCACGAATACGGGCGTCACAGCTATGATTCGGACTATGAGAGAGGCAGGAGAGATGGTAGCTGGAGAAGGCGCGATTCATGCGAGGGCGAACATGACAGAAGAGGTTTAAGCCGTGAAAGGGATGAAAGTCCATATATGCATCATAGCCGTTCTAGGTCACGTGGCCGTGATGACCGGTCAAGATCACGGTCTAGATCAAGATCTCCTCGTGCAAGAAGTCGTGGTCGGAACCAAAGAGATGGCTTTTATGATGATAACCGCTTTGGCAGAAGAAGGGAATATGACTGGGATGAAAGGAGGCGTGGTGATTCAGTG GCTCCATCTGCCACTGTTGTTGTCAAGGGATTGTCCCTCAAGACTAATGATGATGACCTATATCAGATTCTT GCTCAGTGGGGCCCTCTACGCAGTGTGCGTGTGATCAAGGAACGGAATTCTGGCATGTCTCGGGGATTCGCTTTTGTTGACTTCCATACTGTG GAAGCTGCTCGTAGAATGATGGAAGGTACGGCAGAGAATGGCCTTGAAATCGATGGTAGGAATGTGTTCTTTGAGTACAG TAAACCAACTGGTGGGATGGGTGGGCCTTCTCTTGGACAAGAAAATTTTACAAGACCTACATATGGTCACAGGACTGCTGCTGCACCATGTGACTGGATTTGTACCATATGTGGATGTATGAATTTTGCCCGGCGGACCTCCTGTTTTCAG TGCAATGAGCCTCGTACTGAGGATGCTCTACCAGCTGATGCGACGGGTTCCACTCCACAGTTTGGGAGAAGGGGATCTGAACTAG GTCCAACTCATGTTTTAGTTGTTCGTGGCCTGGATGAAAACGCTGATGAAGAAATGCTTCGCTACGAATTTGCTAAGCACGCACCAATAAAG GATATCCGCCTTGTTCGAGATAAGTTTACTCATGTGTCTAGAGGTTTTGCCTTCGTCCATTTCCATTCA GTGGAAGATGCTACGAAAGCTCTTGAAGCTACAAATGGGATTACACTGGAGAAAAATGGTCAGGTTTTGCGTGTAGCGTACGCTAAAAGTACACATGGACCTGCATCAGGCGGTTCACAGTCAAACAGCCTTGCCGCAGCTGCCATTGAGGCTGCATCATTTGCTCAGCAG TATGATGCCATAGGTTGGGCTCCAAAAGAGTACAATCCTGATGAAAAACAGAATAGCAACTCGGAAACTCAAAAGGATGTTTCTGCAGCACAGTCAGGATTCGTTTGGGATGAAAAATCTGGTTACTACTATGATTCTGCCTCTGGATTCTATTATGATGGAAATACTG GCCTTTACTACGATAGTAATTCTGGAGTTTGGTATTCGTATGACCAACAAACTCAGCAGTATGTCCCCTGTGACCAAAACAATACTAAGGCAGCTGGGGTTGTGGCCAATGAAAATACAAAGACCTCAGAAAGTAATAGTGGCAAAAAGGTCGTGATTTCTGCACCTGCTGCCACAATTAAACAGAGTGAGAAAACTTCGCTTCCTGATGCTGTTCAAGCTGCTGCAAATGCAGCACTGGCTgcagaaaagagagagaaggagaaggcAAAAGAGATCAAGTTGGCCTCAAAAAGTAGTCTGATAGCTAataagaagaagatgaacaatgTCCTAACTATGTGGAAGCAGAGGAATCAAGAAGGACAGGCTGCACGAATTGTCCTTGAtgacaaagaaccatcacgctCTGATGATAAATCTAACCAGTCACACAGTGGAACTGGATTCTCTTTGAAAAGTAAGCCTAATTCTGACTCTGGAAATGCTAAAGATATGAACTCATCTGCAAGCTATAATTCCTTTAGCCAAGGAACTGCATCGGCTCAAATGCTGGATTCGGATGTAAAGCCTAGACCTGTCAGTAACAGTTTGGGAACTACAGTTATGGGTGTTATAAGAGGTTCTGCTAGAGGAGTGATCAAATCGGATACTACGTTTCATGCATTATCTGATACTGGGAGTGCTGAGCCCCGCACTACTGTAACCATAAGCACAAAAGGCTTAATGACAACTCCTGAGGCACTTGCAACTCCTGCACCCTTCAAAACAGATATATCTGCCTTAGTCTCTAATACTTCATCTGGAGTTTCTGGGAGTGGTAAACGTCGGTTTTCTGAGGCACCAGCGCAATCCCAGTACAGAGACCGTGCTGCAGAAAGACGAAATCTCTATGGATCATCGCTTGGCAATGATAGTGTTGGACTGGATTCAA CTGGTGACTATCCGTCCCGAAAGGGTTCAAGTGAGCTAGGGTCAATGCCGTTTCCTCCTGGCGTGGGTGAACGTTCTAGTGGTGAGATTGGCAACACTGAAAACTATGAAGTTATCACTGCGGATAGAGCAATTGACGAAAGCAATGTGGGCAACCGTATTCTACGCAACATGGGGTGGCAGGAGGGTCTG
- the LOC120661987 gene encoding SUPPRESSOR OF ABI3-5-like isoform X2: MDHGRYAPHHGWENNSAPDGYGVINEPDYRAEGSYNGRRPVDEGFSRDSYGRGAYYQDVHDRNMYPPPASVGAMWSQPRRNHDEEYATARDHRRHDTDYRNDGKHHEFDSYRGVDKLRDNYHAADNYYESGSHRDFGVDRSKRIGSRERAEFHGEFEDRYRSSHQSREDSYERDHEYGRHSYDSDYERGRRDGSWRRRDSCEGEHDRRGLSRERDESPYMHHSRSRSRGRDDRSRSRSRSRSPRARSRGRNQRDGFYDDNRFGRRREYDWDERRRGDSVAPSATVVVKGLSLKTNDDDLYQILAQWGPLRSVRVIKERNSGMSRGFAFVDFHTVEAARRMMEGTAENGLEIDGRNVFFEYSKPTGGMGGPSLGQENFTRPTYGHRTAAAPCDWICTICGCMNFARRTSCFQCNEPRTEDALPADATGSTPQFGRRGSELGPTHVLVVRGLDENADEEMLRYEFAKHAPIKDIRLVRDKFTHVSRGFAFVHFHSVEDATKALEATNGITLEKNGQVLRVAYAKSTHGPASGGSQSNSLAAAAIEAASFAQQYDAIGWAPKEYNPDEKQNSNSETQKDVSAAQSGFVWDEKSGYYYDSASGFYYDGNTGLYYDSNSGVWYSYDQQTQQYVPCDQNNTKAAGVVANENTKTSESNSGKKVVISAPAATIKQSEKTSLPDAVQAAANAALAAEKREKEKAKEIKLASKSSLIANKKKMNNVLTMWKQRNQEGQAARIVLDDKEPSRSDDKSNQSHSGTGFSLKSKPNSDSGNAKDMNSSASYNSFSQGTASAQMLDSDVKPRPVSNSLGTTVMGVIRGSARGVIKSDTTFHALSDTGSAEPRTTVTISTKGLMTTPEALATPAPFKTDISALVSNTSSGVSGSGKRRFSEAPAQSQYRDRAAERRNLYGSSLGNDSVGLDSTGDYPSRKGSSELGSMPFPPGVGERSSGEIGNTENYEVITADRAIDESNVGNRILRNMGWQEGLGLGKDGSGIKEPVQAKSVDVRAGLGSQQRKADPSLEAQAGDSYKTIIQKKAIARFREMN; encoded by the exons ATGGATCATGGGCGCTATGCTCCACATCATGGATGGGAGAACAACAGT GCACCGGATGGTTATGGTGTAATCAATGAGCCAGATTATAG GGCTGAGGGGTCCTATAATGGTAGGAGGCCTGTGGATGAAGGCTTTTCTAGAGATTCATATGGAAGGGGTGCATACTATCAGGATGTACATGATAGAAATATGTATCCACCACCAGCCTCTGTTGGTGCTATGTGGTCTCAGCCTCGGAGGAATCATGACGAGGAATATGCAACCGCCAGAGATCACAGAAGGCATGACACTGATTATCGCAATGATGGAAAGCATCATGAGTTTGATTCGTACAGAGGAGTTGATAAACTCCGTGATAACTATCATGCTGCTGACAACTACTATGAATCTGGCAGTCACCGTGATTTTGGTGTTGATAGGAGCAAAAGGATTGGAAGCAGAGAACGTGCGGAGTTTCATGGTGAGTTTGAAGACCGCTACCGCAGCTCTCACCAAAGCAGAGAGGACAGCTATGAGAGAGATCACGAATACGGGCGTCACAGCTATGATTCGGACTATGAGAGAGGCAGGAGAGATGGTAGCTGGAGAAGGCGCGATTCATGCGAGGGCGAACATGACAGAAGAGGTTTAAGCCGTGAAAGGGATGAAAGTCCATATATGCATCATAGCCGTTCTAGGTCACGTGGCCGTGATGACCGGTCAAGATCACGGTCTAGATCAAGATCTCCTCGTGCAAGAAGTCGTGGTCGGAACCAAAGAGATGGCTTTTATGATGATAACCGCTTTGGCAGAAGAAGGGAATATGACTGGGATGAAAGGAGGCGTGGTGATTCAGTG GCTCCATCTGCCACTGTTGTTGTCAAGGGATTGTCCCTCAAGACTAATGATGATGACCTATATCAGATTCTT GCTCAGTGGGGCCCTCTACGCAGTGTGCGTGTGATCAAGGAACGGAATTCTGGCATGTCTCGGGGATTCGCTTTTGTTGACTTCCATACTGTG GAAGCTGCTCGTAGAATGATGGAAGGTACGGCAGAGAATGGCCTTGAAATCGATGGTAGGAATGTGTTCTTTGAGTACAG TAAACCAACTGGTGGGATGGGTGGGCCTTCTCTTGGACAAGAAAATTTTACAAGACCTACATATGGTCACAGGACTGCTGCTGCACCATGTGACTGGATTTGTACCATATGTGGATGTATGAATTTTGCCCGGCGGACCTCCTGTTTTCAG TGCAATGAGCCTCGTACTGAGGATGCTCTACCAGCTGATGCGACGGGTTCCACTCCACAGTTTGGGAGAAGGGGATCTGAACTAG GTCCAACTCATGTTTTAGTTGTTCGTGGCCTGGATGAAAACGCTGATGAAGAAATGCTTCGCTACGAATTTGCTAAGCACGCACCAATAAAG GATATCCGCCTTGTTCGAGATAAGTTTACTCATGTGTCTAGAGGTTTTGCCTTCGTCCATTTCCATTCA GTGGAAGATGCTACGAAAGCTCTTGAAGCTACAAATGGGATTACACTGGAGAAAAATGGTCAGGTTTTGCGTGTAGCGTACGCTAAAAGTACACATGGACCTGCATCAGGCGGTTCACAGTCAAACAGCCTTGCCGCAGCTGCCATTGAGGCTGCATCATTTGCTCAGCAG TATGATGCCATAGGTTGGGCTCCAAAAGAGTACAATCCTGATGAAAAACAGAATAGCAACTCGGAAACTCAAAAGGATGTTTCTGCAGCACAGTCAGGATTCGTTTGGGATGAAAAATCTGGTTACTACTATGATTCTGCCTCTGGATTCTATTATGATGGAAATACTG GCCTTTACTACGATAGTAATTCTGGAGTTTGGTATTCGTATGACCAACAAACTCAGCAGTATGTCCCCTGTGACCAAAACAATACTAAGGCAGCTGGGGTTGTGGCCAATGAAAATACAAAGACCTCAGAAAGTAATAGTGGCAAAAAGGTCGTGATTTCTGCACCTGCTGCCACAATTAAACAGAGTGAGAAAACTTCGCTTCCTGATGCTGTTCAAGCTGCTGCAAATGCAGCACTGGCTgcagaaaagagagagaaggagaaggcAAAAGAGATCAAGTTGGCCTCAAAAAGTAGTCTGATAGCTAataagaagaagatgaacaatgTCCTAACTATGTGGAAGCAGAGGAATCAAGAAGGACAGGCTGCACGAATTGTCCTTGAtgacaaagaaccatcacgctCTGATGATAAATCTAACCAGTCACACAGTGGAACTGGATTCTCTTTGAAAAGTAAGCCTAATTCTGACTCTGGAAATGCTAAAGATATGAACTCATCTGCAAGCTATAATTCCTTTAGCCAAGGAACTGCATCGGCTCAAATGCTGGATTCGGATGTAAAGCCTAGACCTGTCAGTAACAGTTTGGGAACTACAGTTATGGGTGTTATAAGAGGTTCTGCTAGAGGAGTGATCAAATCGGATACTACGTTTCATGCATTATCTGATACTGGGAGTGCTGAGCCCCGCACTACTGTAACCATAAGCACAAAAGGCTTAATGACAACTCCTGAGGCACTTGCAACTCCTGCACCCTTCAAAACAGATATATCTGCCTTAGTCTCTAATACTTCATCTGGAGTTTCTGGGAGTGGTAAACGTCGGTTTTCTGAGGCACCAGCGCAATCCCAGTACAGAGACCGTGCTGCAGAAAGACGAAATCTCTATGGATCATCGCTTGGCAATGATAGTGTTGGACTGGATTCAA CTGGTGACTATCCGTCCCGAAAGGGTTCAAGTGAGCTAGGGTCAATGCCGTTTCCTCCTGGCGTGGGTGAACGTTCTAGTGGTGAGATTGGCAACACTGAAAACTATGAAGTTATCACTGCGGATAGAGCAATTGACGAAAGCAATGTGGGCAACCGTATTCTACGCAACATGGGGTGGCAGGAGGGTCTG
- the LOC120661987 gene encoding SUPPRESSOR OF ABI3-5-like isoform X3: MDHGRYAPHHGWENNSAPDGYGVINEPDYRAEGSYNGRRPVDEGFSRDSYGRGAYYQDVHDRNMYPPPASVGAMWSQPRRNHDEEYATARDHRRSKRIGSRERAEFHGEFEDRYRSSHQSREDSYERDHEYGRHSYDSDYERGRRDGSWRRRDSCEGEHDRRGLSRERDESPYMHHSRSRSRGRDDRSRSRSRSRSPRARSRGRNQRDGFYDDNRFGRRREYDWDERRRGDSVAPSATVVVKGLSLKTNDDDLYQILAQWGPLRSVRVIKERNSGMSRGFAFVDFHTVEAARRMMEGTAENGLEIDGRNVFFEYSSKPTGGMGGPSLGQENFTRPTYGHRTAAAPCDWICTICGCMNFARRTSCFQCNEPRTEDALPADATGSTPQFGRRGSELGPTHVLVVRGLDENADEEMLRYEFAKHAPIKDIRLVRDKFTHVSRGFAFVHFHSVEDATKALEATNGITLEKNGQVLRVAYAKSTHGPASGGSQSNSLAAAAIEAASFAQQYDAIGWAPKEYNPDEKQNSNSETQKDVSAAQSGFVWDEKSGYYYDSASGFYYDGNTGLYYDSNSGVWYSYDQQTQQYVPCDQNNTKAAGVVANENTKTSESNSGKKVVISAPAATIKQSEKTSLPDAVQAAANAALAAEKREKEKAKEIKLASKSSLIANKKKMNNVLTMWKQRNQEGQAARIVLDDKEPSRSDDKSNQSHSGTGFSLKSKPNSDSGNAKDMNSSASYNSFSQGTASAQMLDSDVKPRPVSNSLGTTVMGVIRGSARGVIKSDTTFHALSDTGSAEPRTTVTISTKGLMTTPEALATPAPFKTDISALVSNTSSGVSGSGKRRFSEAPAQSQYRDRAAERRNLYGSSLGNDSVGLDSTGDYPSRKGSSELGSMPFPPGVGERSSGEIGNTENYEVITADRAIDESNVGNRILRNMGWQEGLGLGKDGSGIKEPVQAKSVDVRAGLGSQQRKADPSLEAQAGDSYKTIIQKKAIARFREMN; the protein is encoded by the exons ATGGATCATGGGCGCTATGCTCCACATCATGGATGGGAGAACAACAGT GCACCGGATGGTTATGGTGTAATCAATGAGCCAGATTATAG GGCTGAGGGGTCCTATAATGGTAGGAGGCCTGTGGATGAAGGCTTTTCTAGAGATTCATATGGAAGGGGTGCATACTATCAGGATGTACATGATAGAAATATGTATCCACCACCAGCCTCTGTTGGTGCTATGTGGTCTCAGCCTCGGAGGAATCATGACGAGGAATATGCAACCGCCAGAGATCACAGAAG GAGCAAAAGGATTGGAAGCAGAGAACGTGCGGAGTTTCATGGTGAGTTTGAAGACCGCTACCGCAGCTCTCACCAAAGCAGAGAGGACAGCTATGAGAGAGATCACGAATACGGGCGTCACAGCTATGATTCGGACTATGAGAGAGGCAGGAGAGATGGTAGCTGGAGAAGGCGCGATTCATGCGAGGGCGAACATGACAGAAGAGGTTTAAGCCGTGAAAGGGATGAAAGTCCATATATGCATCATAGCCGTTCTAGGTCACGTGGCCGTGATGACCGGTCAAGATCACGGTCTAGATCAAGATCTCCTCGTGCAAGAAGTCGTGGTCGGAACCAAAGAGATGGCTTTTATGATGATAACCGCTTTGGCAGAAGAAGGGAATATGACTGGGATGAAAGGAGGCGTGGTGATTCAGTG GCTCCATCTGCCACTGTTGTTGTCAAGGGATTGTCCCTCAAGACTAATGATGATGACCTATATCAGATTCTT GCTCAGTGGGGCCCTCTACGCAGTGTGCGTGTGATCAAGGAACGGAATTCTGGCATGTCTCGGGGATTCGCTTTTGTTGACTTCCATACTGTG GAAGCTGCTCGTAGAATGATGGAAGGTACGGCAGAGAATGGCCTTGAAATCGATGGTAGGAATGTGTTCTTTGAGTACAG TAGTAAACCAACTGGTGGGATGGGTGGGCCTTCTCTTGGACAAGAAAATTTTACAAGACCTACATATGGTCACAGGACTGCTGCTGCACCATGTGACTGGATTTGTACCATATGTGGATGTATGAATTTTGCCCGGCGGACCTCCTGTTTTCAG TGCAATGAGCCTCGTACTGAGGATGCTCTACCAGCTGATGCGACGGGTTCCACTCCACAGTTTGGGAGAAGGGGATCTGAACTAG GTCCAACTCATGTTTTAGTTGTTCGTGGCCTGGATGAAAACGCTGATGAAGAAATGCTTCGCTACGAATTTGCTAAGCACGCACCAATAAAG GATATCCGCCTTGTTCGAGATAAGTTTACTCATGTGTCTAGAGGTTTTGCCTTCGTCCATTTCCATTCA GTGGAAGATGCTACGAAAGCTCTTGAAGCTACAAATGGGATTACACTGGAGAAAAATGGTCAGGTTTTGCGTGTAGCGTACGCTAAAAGTACACATGGACCTGCATCAGGCGGTTCACAGTCAAACAGCCTTGCCGCAGCTGCCATTGAGGCTGCATCATTTGCTCAGCAG TATGATGCCATAGGTTGGGCTCCAAAAGAGTACAATCCTGATGAAAAACAGAATAGCAACTCGGAAACTCAAAAGGATGTTTCTGCAGCACAGTCAGGATTCGTTTGGGATGAAAAATCTGGTTACTACTATGATTCTGCCTCTGGATTCTATTATGATGGAAATACTG GCCTTTACTACGATAGTAATTCTGGAGTTTGGTATTCGTATGACCAACAAACTCAGCAGTATGTCCCCTGTGACCAAAACAATACTAAGGCAGCTGGGGTTGTGGCCAATGAAAATACAAAGACCTCAGAAAGTAATAGTGGCAAAAAGGTCGTGATTTCTGCACCTGCTGCCACAATTAAACAGAGTGAGAAAACTTCGCTTCCTGATGCTGTTCAAGCTGCTGCAAATGCAGCACTGGCTgcagaaaagagagagaaggagaaggcAAAAGAGATCAAGTTGGCCTCAAAAAGTAGTCTGATAGCTAataagaagaagatgaacaatgTCCTAACTATGTGGAAGCAGAGGAATCAAGAAGGACAGGCTGCACGAATTGTCCTTGAtgacaaagaaccatcacgctCTGATGATAAATCTAACCAGTCACACAGTGGAACTGGATTCTCTTTGAAAAGTAAGCCTAATTCTGACTCTGGAAATGCTAAAGATATGAACTCATCTGCAAGCTATAATTCCTTTAGCCAAGGAACTGCATCGGCTCAAATGCTGGATTCGGATGTAAAGCCTAGACCTGTCAGTAACAGTTTGGGAACTACAGTTATGGGTGTTATAAGAGGTTCTGCTAGAGGAGTGATCAAATCGGATACTACGTTTCATGCATTATCTGATACTGGGAGTGCTGAGCCCCGCACTACTGTAACCATAAGCACAAAAGGCTTAATGACAACTCCTGAGGCACTTGCAACTCCTGCACCCTTCAAAACAGATATATCTGCCTTAGTCTCTAATACTTCATCTGGAGTTTCTGGGAGTGGTAAACGTCGGTTTTCTGAGGCACCAGCGCAATCCCAGTACAGAGACCGTGCTGCAGAAAGACGAAATCTCTATGGATCATCGCTTGGCAATGATAGTGTTGGACTGGATTCAA CTGGTGACTATCCGTCCCGAAAGGGTTCAAGTGAGCTAGGGTCAATGCCGTTTCCTCCTGGCGTGGGTGAACGTTCTAGTGGTGAGATTGGCAACACTGAAAACTATGAAGTTATCACTGCGGATAGAGCAATTGACGAAAGCAATGTGGGCAACCGTATTCTACGCAACATGGGGTGGCAGGAGGGTCTG